The following coding sequences lie in one Streptococcus suis genomic window:
- the gatA gene encoding Asp-tRNA(Asn)/Glu-tRNA(Gln) amidotransferase subunit GatA (allows the formation of correctly charged Asn-tRNA(Asn) or Gln-tRNA(Gln) through the transamidation of misacylated Asp-tRNA(Asn) or Glu-tRNA(Gln) in organisms which lack either or both of asparaginyl-tRNA or glutaminyl-tRNA synthetases; reaction takes place in the presence of glutamine and ATP through an activated phospho-Asp-tRNA(Asn) or phospho-Glu-tRNA), which produces MTFNNKTIDELHDLLVKKEISATELTKATLEDIKSREGAVDAFLTITEDAALAQAAALDEKGIDADNVMAGIPLAVKDNISTKGILTTAASKMLYNYEPIFDATSVAQAYAKDMIVVGKTNMDEFAMGGSNENSAFKPTKNAWDQTKVPGGSSGGSAAAVAAGQVRLSLGSDTGGSIRQPAAFNGIVGMKPTYGTVSRFGLIAFGSSLDQIGPFSQTVKENAQLLNVISGHDVKDATSTINEIADFTSKIGQDIKGMKIALPKEYMGEGIDPQVKETILKAAKHLESLGAIIEEVSLPHSKYGVAVYYIIASSEASSNLQRFDGIRYGFRAEDATNLDEIYVKTRSQGFGEEVKRRIMLGTFSLSSGYYDAYFKKAGQVRTLIIQDFEKVFADYDLILGPTAPTVAFGLDTLNHDPVAMYLADLLTIPVNLAGLPGISIPAGFVEGLPVGLQLIGPKYSEETIYQVAAAFEATTDYHKQQPVIFGGAN; this is translated from the coding sequence ATGACTTTTAACAATAAAACCATTGATGAATTGCATGACCTCCTTGTCAAGAAGGAGATTTCGGCTACGGAGTTAACCAAGGCAACTTTGGAAGACATTAAGAGCCGTGAGGGAGCAGTGGATGCTTTCTTGACTATCACAGAAGATGCGGCCTTGGCGCAGGCTGCTGCCCTTGATGAAAAAGGGATTGATGCGGACAATGTTATGGCAGGGATTCCTTTGGCAGTCAAGGACAATATCTCTACTAAGGGGATTTTGACAACGGCAGCTTCAAAAATGCTCTACAATTACGAGCCGATTTTCGATGCGACATCGGTTGCTCAGGCCTATGCCAAGGATATGATTGTTGTTGGTAAGACCAACATGGACGAATTTGCTATGGGTGGTTCGAATGAGAACTCTGCCTTCAAACCGACTAAAAATGCTTGGGACCAGACAAAAGTTCCTGGTGGTTCATCAGGTGGTTCGGCAGCTGCAGTTGCTGCTGGTCAGGTCCGTTTGTCACTTGGTTCTGATACAGGTGGTTCTATTCGCCAACCAGCAGCCTTTAATGGTATCGTTGGTATGAAGCCAACCTATGGAACGGTGTCACGTTTTGGTTTGATTGCCTTTGGTTCATCTCTTGACCAGATTGGTCCGTTTTCACAGACGGTTAAGGAAAATGCCCAGTTGCTCAATGTCATCTCTGGTCATGATGTCAAGGATGCAACATCAACGATTAATGAAATTGCTGACTTCACCAGCAAGATTGGTCAGGATATCAAGGGTATGAAGATTGCTCTGCCAAAAGAATACATGGGCGAAGGGATTGATCCGCAGGTCAAGGAAACTATTCTCAAGGCGGCTAAGCACTTGGAAAGCTTGGGAGCAATCATTGAAGAAGTCAGCCTGCCACATTCTAAGTATGGGGTTGCTGTTTACTACATCATTGCTTCATCAGAGGCATCTTCTAACTTGCAACGTTTTGACGGAATCCGCTATGGTTTCCGTGCAGAAGATGCGACAAACTTGGATGAGATTTACGTGAAAACCCGTAGCCAAGGTTTTGGTGAGGAAGTCAAACGCCGTATTATGTTAGGTACATTTAGCTTATCATCAGGTTACTACGATGCCTACTTCAAGAAGGCTGGCCAGGTGCGGACCTTGATTATCCAAGATTTTGAAAAAGTCTTTGCGGACTATGACTTGATTTTGGGACCAACTGCTCCGACAGTTGCCTTTGGTTTGGATACGCTCAACCATGACCCTGTGGCTATGTACTTGGCGGACTTGCTAACAATTCCTGTCAACTTGGCAGGTCTTCCAGGGATTTCGATTCCTGCAGGTTTTGTGGAAGGCTTGCCTGTTGGCTTGCAGTTGATTGGTCCAAAATACTCAGAAGAGACCATTTACCAAGTGGCTGCTGCCTTTGAAGCGACGACAGACTACCACAAGCAACAACCAGTGATTTTTGGAGGTGCTAACTAA
- a CDS encoding hydrolase, producing MSEQFIPSVLSDLRQDIVQMPEVIKECSGIRIYGRRIRSVLFTTDVSIIANHNADAILAVYPFTPSPAIIKSIMLVASVPVLAGVGGGLTTGMRSANMSLLSESEGAYAVVVNGPTDVKTIEAINKVVDIPIIYTVVSEKSDLTSRIKAGVDILNISCGIETPRVVKKIREAFPDFPIIATGGPTEDSIRRVIEAGANAVSYTAPSNGELFKGKMEKYRKHAKD from the coding sequence ATGAGCGAACAGTTTATTCCATCTGTTTTATCAGATTTACGGCAGGATATTGTTCAGATGCCAGAGGTTATCAAGGAATGTAGTGGAATTCGTATTTATGGTCGTCGCATTCGTTCAGTCTTATTTACAACGGATGTGTCTATTATTGCCAACCACAATGCAGATGCTATTTTGGCTGTTTATCCATTTACGCCCAGTCCAGCTATTATCAAAAGTATTATGTTGGTTGCGTCAGTTCCAGTCTTGGCTGGTGTTGGTGGAGGCTTGACGACAGGTATGCGTTCAGCTAATATGAGTCTATTGTCTGAGTCGGAGGGAGCATACGCTGTTGTGGTAAATGGACCAACGGATGTAAAAACAATTGAGGCAATCAATAAGGTAGTAGATATTCCTATCATTTATACCGTTGTTTCTGAAAAGTCTGATTTAACCTCACGGATTAAAGCTGGAGTAGATATTTTAAATATTTCTTGCGGTATAGAAACGCCAAGGGTTGTGAAGAAGATTCGAGAAGCTTTCCCTGACTTTCCGATTATTGCGACTGGTGGACCGACTGAGGACTCTATTCGTCGGGTTATCGAAGCTGGAGCCAATGCTGTCTCCTATACAGCACCAAGTAATGGGGAGCTTTTTAAAGGGAAAATGGAAAAATACCGCAAACATGCAAAGGATTAG
- a CDS encoding pyridoxal phosphate-dependent aminotransferase (broad specificity; family IV; in Corynebacterium glutamicum this protein can use glutamate, 2-aminobutyrate, and aspartate as amino donors and pyruvate as the acceptor), producing the protein MKQFNKSTKLDDVAYDIRGPVLEEAMRMRANGEQILRLNTGNPAEFGFTAPDEVIRDLIHNARKSEGYSNSKGIFSARKAIMQYCQLKKFPNVDIEDIYLGNGVSELIVMSMQGLLDNGDEVLVPMPDYPLWTAAVSLAGGKAVHYVCDEAAEWYPDLADMESKVTSRTKAIVLINPNNPTGALYPKEILEGIIDIARRHELIIFSDEIYDRMVFDGAVHIPIATLAPDLFVVTMNGLSKSHRICGFRVGWMVLSGPKKHVKGYIEGLNMLSNMRLCSNVLAQQVVQTSLGGYQSVDELLMPGGRLYEQREFITKAINDIPGLSAVKPKAGLYVFPKIDREMYRVEDDEQFVLDFLKQEKVLLVHGRGFNWKDPDHFRIVYLPRVDELAEIQEKMSRFLRQYRR; encoded by the coding sequence ATGAAGCAATTTAACAAGTCAACAAAATTGGATGATGTAGCATATGATATTCGTGGGCCTGTTTTGGAAGAGGCCATGCGTATGCGTGCCAATGGAGAGCAGATTTTACGTTTGAATACGGGGAATCCTGCAGAATTTGGTTTTACTGCTCCAGATGAAGTTATTCGTGACTTGATTCATAACGCCCGTAAATCAGAGGGATATTCGAACAGTAAGGGAATTTTTTCTGCACGTAAGGCTATCATGCAGTATTGTCAGCTAAAGAAATTTCCAAATGTTGACATTGAAGATATTTATCTTGGAAACGGCGTGAGTGAGCTGATTGTTATGTCTATGCAAGGTTTGCTAGATAATGGTGATGAGGTGTTGGTGCCAATGCCAGACTATCCTCTCTGGACTGCCGCAGTTAGTTTGGCTGGTGGTAAAGCTGTTCACTATGTTTGTGATGAAGCAGCTGAATGGTATCCAGATTTGGCAGATATGGAGTCCAAGGTGACTTCTCGAACCAAGGCAATTGTCCTTATCAATCCAAATAATCCAACTGGCGCTCTCTATCCGAAAGAAATTTTAGAAGGAATCATTGATATTGCTCGTAGACATGAATTGATCATTTTCTCTGATGAGATTTATGATCGTATGGTCTTTGACGGAGCTGTTCATATCCCTATTGCGACACTGGCTCCAGATTTATTTGTTGTGACGATGAATGGACTGTCTAAATCGCATCGTATTTGTGGTTTCCGAGTAGGTTGGATGGTCTTATCTGGTCCGAAAAAGCATGTAAAAGGGTACATTGAAGGCTTGAATATGTTGTCCAATATGCGTTTGTGTTCAAACGTTTTGGCTCAACAGGTTGTTCAAACTTCTTTGGGAGGCTACCAATCGGTTGATGAACTCTTGATGCCTGGCGGACGCTTATATGAACAAAGGGAGTTTATTACCAAGGCGATTAATGATATTCCGGGGCTTTCTGCTGTAAAACCTAAGGCTGGTCTGTATGTCTTCCCGAAAATTGATCGTGAGATGTACCGAGTTGAGGATGATGAACAATTTGTATTGGATTTCCTCAAGCAAGAAAAAGTACTTTTGGTCCATGGTCGAGGTTTTAACTGGAAGGATCCAGATCATTTCCGTATTGTGTATTTACCACGTGTGGATGAGTTGGCAGAAATTCAAGAAAAAATGTCACGATTCTTGCGGCAATATCGTAGATAA
- a CDS encoding putative holin-like toxin, which translates to MTAFEVVQTILGFGSFTIALIGLCYKIFKDNDKKK; encoded by the coding sequence TTGACAGCTTTTGAAGTTGTGCAAACTATTCTAGGCTTTGGTAGTTTTACTATTGCATTGATTGGCTTGTGCTATAAAATCTTCAAAGATAATGACAAAAAGAAATAA
- a CDS encoding 50S ribosomal protein L19, protein MNPLIQSLTEGQLRTDIPSFRPGDSVRVHAKVVEGTRERIQIFEGVVISRKGQGISEMYTVRKISGGVGVERTFPIHTPRVDKIEVVRYGKVRRAKLYYLRALQGKAARIKEIRR, encoded by the coding sequence ATGAATCCATTGATCCAAAGTTTGACAGAAGGTCAACTTCGTACTGATATCCCTTCTTTCCGTCCTGGTGACTCTGTTCGTGTTCACGCTAAGGTTGTCGAAGGAACTCGTGAGCGTATTCAGATCTTCGAGGGTGTTGTTATCTCTCGTAAAGGTCAAGGTATCTCAGAAATGTACACTGTCCGTAAAATCTCTGGCGGTGTAGGTGTTGAGCGTACATTCCCAATCCACACTCCACGTGTTGATAAGATTGAAGTAGTACGTTACGGTAAAGTACGTCGTGCTAAATTGTACTACCTACGTGCATTGCAAGGTAAAGCAGCGCGTATCAAAGAAATCCGTCGTTAA
- a CDS encoding universal stress protein gives MTQSYKTILVAVDGSKGAELALHKAIHVALRNQARLIIAHVIDTRALHNVVAFDASVYESLEREAELLLEEYKQEALNSGLTDVQIRIEFGNPKTLLAIDIPKETGADLMLLGATGLNAFERLLIGSSSEYIMRHATIDLLIVRDGEKSL, from the coding sequence ATGACACAATCTTACAAAACCATACTCGTCGCTGTAGACGGCTCTAAAGGAGCAGAATTAGCTCTTCATAAAGCTATTCATGTCGCACTACGCAACCAAGCACGTCTGATTATCGCCCATGTGATTGACACCCGTGCTCTCCACAATGTTGTTGCATTTGACGCCTCTGTCTATGAATCTTTAGAAAGAGAGGCGGAGCTCCTCCTCGAAGAATACAAACAAGAAGCCCTCAACTCTGGTCTGACCGATGTACAGATTCGCATTGAATTCGGTAACCCTAAAACCCTATTGGCTATCGATATTCCAAAGGAAACCGGTGCTGATCTTATGTTACTTGGAGCAACTGGTCTAAACGCCTTTGAACGTCTCCTGATCGGATCCTCATCCGAATATATCATGCGCCACGCAACTATCGATTTACTCATTGTTCGCGATGGAGAAAAAAGTTTATAA
- a CDS encoding IS630 family transposase (programmed frameshift), with amino-acid sequence MKLTIEQTKELKTYLKDKTYSPFHRRLQVILFRAEGLSYKEITNLIGYSKYTIWSLQRKYELEGISALVRETRGGRNRQYLTLQEEEAFLKEQLTASLNGEFVTINSLYEAYQKRVGHPTTKEGFYAILKRHGWRKVTPRPEHPKKADAETILASKNKIFIHENRKKRFKNSRRYHKVRLMYQDEAGFGRISKIGKAWAPKGVRPHVHSHYIREYRYCYGAVDAHTGESFFIIAGGCNTDWMNVFLKQLSEAYPDDYILLVMDNAVWHKSSTLEKPHNIGFEFIPPYTPEMNPIEQVWAEIRKRGFKNKAFKTLDDVINKLQEVIRELDWSILKPIVSRQWFKNT; translated from the exons ATGAAACTTACTATCGAACAAACGAAAGAATTAAAAACTTATTTGAAAGATAAAACCTATTCTCCATTTCATAGACGACTTCAAGTTATCTTGTTCAGAGCAGAAGGTCTTAGCTATAAGGAAATCACTAACCTCATCGGCTATTCAAAGTATACAATCTGGTCCTTACAGCGCAAGTACGAACTTGAGGGGATTTCAGCTCTAGTAAGAGAAACGCGAGGTGGGCGGAACCGTCAATATTTAACCCTTCAAGAAGAGGAAGCGTTTCTAAAAGAACAGTTAACAGCCTCACTAAATGGCGAATTTGTGACGATAAACTCTCTCTATGAAGCTTATCAGAAACGGGTTGGACACCCTACGACCAAGGAAGGATTCTATGCCATTCTTAAACGCCATGGTTGGCGCAAAGTGACGCCAAGACCAGAACACCCTAAAAAAGCAGACGCCGAAACGATTCTAGCGTCTAAAAATAAAATCTTCATTCACGAAAACAGGAA AAAGCGCTTCAAGAATAGTCGTCGCTATCATAAAGTCAGGCTAATGTATCAAGATGAGGCGGGTTTCGGTCGGATCAGTAAAATTGGGAAGGCCTGGGCACCAAAAGGGGTGAGACCGCATGTACATAGTCACTATATTCGTGAGTATCGCTATTGCTATGGTGCTGTTGATGCCCATACAGGAGAGTCCTTCTTCATTATCGCTGGGGGCTGTAATACAGATTGGATGAATGTTTTTCTCAAACAACTATCTGAAGCTTATCCTGACGATTATATTTTATTAGTGATGGACAATGCCGTTTGGCATAAATCAAGTACCTTAGAGAAACCACATAATATTGGTTTTGAGTTTATTCCTCCCTATACTCCTGAAATGAATCCAATTGAACAAGTTTGGGCTGAGATTCGAAAGAGAGGGTTTAAGAATAAAGCTTTTAAAACACTAGACGATGTGATAAACAAGCTTCAAGAAGTAATACGAGAGTTAGATTGGTCTATTTTAAAACCAATTGTTAGTAGACAATGGTTTAAAAACACTTGA
- a CDS encoding Asp-tRNA(Asn)/Glu-tRNA(Gln) amidotransferase subunit GatB encodes MNFETIIGLEVHVELNTNSKIFSPSSAHFGEDPNANTNVIDWSFPGVLPVLNKGVVDAGIKAALALNMDIHKEMHFDRKNYFYPDNPKAYQISQFDEPIGYNGWIEIELEDGSTKKIRIERAHLEEDAGKNTHGTDGYSYVDLNRQGVPLIEIVSEADMRSPEEAYAYLTALKEIIQYTGISDVKMEEGSMRVDANISLRPYGQEKFGTKTELKNLNSFNYVRKGLQHEVERQAKILRSGGQIQQETRRYEESTGETILMRVKEGSADYRYFPEPDLPLYEIDDSWIEEVRAELPVFPKARRAHYVENLGLTAYDAGQLTSTKALSDFFEAAVAAGGDAKQVSNWLQGEVAQFLNAESKTIEQIALTPENLVEMIALIADGTISSKIAKKVFVHLAKEGGSAKAYVEKAGLVQISDPAVLIPIIHQVFADNEAAVADFKSGKRNADKAFTGFLMKATKGQANPQVAQQLLAQELAKLLD; translated from the coding sequence ATGAACTTTGAAACGATTATTGGTCTAGAAGTCCATGTGGAGTTGAATACCAACTCGAAGATTTTCTCACCTTCATCTGCTCATTTTGGTGAGGACCCAAATGCCAATACCAACGTGATTGACTGGTCCTTCCCAGGTGTCCTTCCAGTTCTCAACAAGGGTGTTGTGGATGCGGGGATCAAGGCGGCCTTGGCCTTGAACATGGATATTCATAAAGAAATGCATTTTGACCGTAAGAACTATTTCTATCCTGATAACCCTAAAGCCTATCAGATTTCCCAGTTTGATGAGCCGATTGGCTACAATGGTTGGATTGAGATTGAGTTAGAAGACGGCTCAACCAAGAAAATCCGTATCGAGCGTGCGCATTTGGAAGAGGATGCAGGTAAGAATACGCATGGTACAGATGGCTATTCTTATGTGGACCTCAACCGTCAGGGTGTGCCACTGATTGAGATTGTATCAGAAGCAGATATGCGTTCGCCTGAGGAGGCCTATGCCTACTTGACTGCCCTCAAGGAAATCATCCAATACACTGGTATTTCAGATGTCAAGATGGAAGAGGGTTCTATGCGCGTGGATGCCAATATTTCCCTTCGTCCCTATGGTCAAGAAAAATTTGGTACCAAGACTGAGTTGAAAAACCTCAACTCCTTCAACTATGTTCGCAAGGGCTTGCAGCATGAAGTAGAACGTCAGGCCAAAATCTTGCGTTCAGGTGGTCAAATCCAGCAGGAAACTCGCCGTTACGAGGAATCTACTGGGGAAACTATTCTCATGCGTGTCAAAGAAGGTTCAGCGGACTACCGTTATTTCCCAGAGCCAGACCTACCGCTTTATGAGATTGATGACAGCTGGATTGAGGAAGTGCGTGCAGAATTGCCAGTCTTTCCAAAGGCTCGCCGTGCTCACTATGTGGAGAATTTGGGCTTGACCGCCTACGATGCTGGTCAGTTGACGTCAACTAAAGCTCTGTCTGACTTCTTTGAAGCTGCAGTGGCAGCAGGTGGCGATGCCAAACAAGTGTCTAACTGGTTGCAGGGTGAAGTGGCTCAGTTCCTCAATGCAGAAAGCAAGACCATTGAGCAAATCGCCTTAACACCTGAAAACTTGGTTGAGATGATTGCCTTGATTGCGGATGGCACTATTTCATCTAAGATTGCCAAGAAAGTCTTTGTTCACTTAGCCAAAGAAGGTGGCTCTGCTAAAGCTTACGTTGAGAAAGCTGGCTTGGTACAGATTTCAGACCCTGCGGTCTTGATTCCGATTATCCACCAAGTCTTTGCGGATAATGAAGCAGCCGTAGCTGACTTCAAGTCTGGCAAACGCAATGCTGATAAGGCCTTTACAGGTTTCTTGATGAAAGCGACTAAGGGACAAGCTAACCCACAAGTTGCACAACAACTTTTGGCACAGGAATTGGCTAAGTTGTTGGATTAA
- a CDS encoding XRE family transcriptional regulator: MSNLYPFGPTFKQLREKRGLSLKEAASTVVSPQFLSRFEKGEKGISLENFNRLLIVLGLEWKDFAAAFADNGGDCIEFPAYEFSKHITNEEDIFRYLPEYEKLFDRYLTDNPTQADILLKIIKLGHYPTIAKSEETVEKIQPVINHLMKLETFTSSELELYCRIVNHCPLELVEHMSKQLLVMYKQSADTDTYIRILNGLTFTAKHFSEQGYHLRADNIIKEVKKLQTFERGYLAIPLMFLEVEHIYNQFRWNKTEAIELAKNMLNYLESAKFIDQNYYSNFIKAFIYNCHKLNKTGEDLF; the protein is encoded by the coding sequence ATGTCGAATCTATACCCGTTTGGACCAACCTTTAAACAATTACGAGAGAAAAGAGGGCTCAGCTTAAAAGAGGCTGCTTCTACGGTTGTATCACCGCAATTTCTGAGTCGTTTTGAAAAAGGAGAGAAGGGAATTTCCCTTGAAAACTTTAACCGTTTATTGATTGTGCTCGGCTTAGAATGGAAGGACTTTGCAGCTGCATTTGCAGATAATGGCGGAGATTGCATAGAATTTCCTGCTTACGAATTTTCCAAACATATCACAAATGAAGAAGACATATTTCGCTATCTTCCTGAATACGAAAAATTATTTGATCGATACCTAACTGACAATCCTACACAGGCAGACATATTATTAAAGATAATCAAGCTTGGTCATTATCCAACGATTGCGAAGTCAGAAGAAACCGTCGAAAAAATCCAGCCTGTTATCAATCACCTGATGAAGCTTGAGACCTTTACTAGTTCCGAGCTGGAATTATACTGTCGTATCGTCAATCACTGTCCCCTCGAATTGGTGGAGCACATGTCCAAACAGCTTCTGGTTATGTACAAACAAAGTGCAGATACGGACACCTATATTCGTATCTTAAATGGACTGACCTTCACAGCCAAACACTTTTCCGAACAAGGGTATCATCTAAGGGCTGATAACATTATTAAAGAAGTGAAAAAGCTTCAAACATTTGAACGTGGTTATTTAGCTATACCTCTCATGTTCCTTGAGGTAGAACATATCTACAATCAATTCCGCTGGAATAAGACTGAAGCTATCGAACTCGCTAAAAATATGTTAAATTACTTGGAAAGTGCTAAATTTATTGACCAAAATTATTATTCGAATTTCATCAAAGCCTTTATCTACAACTGTCATAAATTAAATAAAACAGGCGAAGACCTATTTTAA
- a CDS encoding Asp-tRNA(Asn)/Glu-tRNA(Gln) amidotransferase GatCAB subunit C, with the protein MKISEAEVRHVAKLSKLEFSDQETAEFATSLSKIVDMVELLNEVDTTGVAVTTTMADRKNVLRADIAQKGESREELFKNVPESQDNFIKVPAILDGGGDA; encoded by the coding sequence ATGAAGATTTCTGAAGCTGAAGTCCGTCATGTTGCCAAGCTGTCTAAGCTGGAATTTTCGGACCAGGAAACAGCGGAATTTGCGACAAGTTTGAGCAAGATTGTCGATATGGTTGAATTGCTCAATGAAGTAGATACGACAGGTGTTGCGGTAACGACCACTATGGCTGACCGTAAGAATGTCTTGCGAGCAGATATTGCCCAAAAAGGGGAGAGCCGTGAGGAGCTCTTTAAAAATGTGCCTGAATCACAAGATAACTTTATCAAGGTACCAGCTATTCTAGATGGGGGAGGAGATGCCTAA
- the codY gene encoding GTP-sensing pleiotropic transcriptional regulator CodY: protein MTTLLEKTRNITSILKRSEEQLAEELPYNAIAEHLSAIIDCNSCIINSEGEVLGYHMNYETNNDRVEEFFQNKQFPEGYVKAVAQVYDTQVNLPVESELTAIPVESRSTYPNGLTTIAPIHVTGIRFGSLIIWRNNEQFHDDDLILVEIAATVVGIQLLNFQREEDEKNIRCRAAVNMAVNTLSYSEMKAVAAILGELDGNEGQLTASVIADRIGITRSVIVNALRKLESAGIIESRSLGMKGTYLKVLIPAIFDEIKKRDY, encoded by the coding sequence ATGACAACATTATTAGAGAAGACACGGAATATTACTTCTATTTTGAAGCGTTCCGAAGAGCAATTGGCAGAAGAATTGCCTTACAATGCCATTGCTGAGCATTTATCAGCTATTATTGACTGCAACTCGTGCATCATTAATAGTGAAGGTGAAGTTTTGGGATACCACATGAACTATGAGACGAACAATGATCGTGTGGAAGAATTTTTCCAAAACAAACAATTCCCAGAAGGATATGTAAAAGCAGTTGCGCAGGTTTACGATACGCAGGTTAATTTGCCTGTCGAGAGCGAGTTGACTGCCATCCCTGTCGAATCACGATCGACTTATCCAAACGGGCTGACAACGATAGCGCCTATCCACGTAACGGGGATTCGTTTTGGTTCACTTATTATTTGGCGGAATAATGAGCAGTTTCACGATGATGATTTGATTTTGGTTGAGATTGCGGCAACAGTAGTTGGTATTCAGTTACTTAATTTCCAACGGGAAGAAGACGAGAAGAATATCCGTTGTCGTGCGGCAGTTAATATGGCGGTAAATACGCTATCTTACTCAGAAATGAAGGCAGTTGCAGCTATTTTGGGTGAATTGGATGGCAATGAGGGGCAATTGACTGCTTCTGTGATTGCAGATCGTATCGGTATTACACGCTCGGTGATTGTGAATGCACTGCGTAAGTTGGAGAGTGCAGGGATTATTGAAAGTCGTTCTTTGGGAATGAAGGGGACTTATTTGAAAGTTCTCATCCCAGCTATTTTTGATGAAATTAAGAAACGTGACTACTAA
- a CDS encoding cysteine hydrolase encodes MTKALISIDYTIDFVADEGKLTAGKSAQAISERIAQVTQEAFENGDYIFFAIDGHEEGDEFHPEAQLFPSHNIIGTQGRDLYGPLADFYQKHKGHARVRWMDKRHYSAFSGTDLDVRLRERGVDTVVLTGVLSDICVLHTAIDAYNKGYRIEVVSSAIAALTEENHQFALNHLRHVLGATIID; translated from the coding sequence ATGACAAAAGCATTGATTTCGATTGATTATACAATAGATTTTGTGGCAGATGAAGGAAAGTTGACTGCTGGAAAATCAGCTCAGGCTATTTCTGAACGAATTGCTCAGGTTACGCAAGAAGCCTTTGAAAATGGAGACTACATTTTCTTTGCGATTGATGGTCATGAGGAGGGGGATGAATTTCATCCTGAAGCTCAGCTTTTCCCAAGTCATAATATCATTGGGACGCAAGGGCGTGACTTGTATGGTCCTTTAGCAGATTTTTATCAAAAACATAAAGGGCATGCGCGTGTTCGTTGGATGGATAAACGTCATTATTCTGCTTTTTCTGGGACGGATTTGGATGTTCGACTAAGAGAACGTGGTGTAGATACGGTTGTCTTGACGGGTGTTTTGTCTGATATTTGTGTTCTTCATACAGCTATTGATGCTTATAATAAGGGTTATCGTATTGAGGTGGTCTCATCAGCCATTGCTGCATTGACGGAGGAGAATCATCAGTTTGCTCTTAACCATTTGCGTCATGTACTCGGTGCGACAATCATTGATTAA
- a CDS encoding putative holin-like toxin, with protein sequence MTAFEVVQTILGFGSFAIALIGLCYKIFKDGDKK encoded by the coding sequence TTGACAGCTTTTGAAGTTGTGCAAACTATTCTAGGCTTTGGTAGTTTTGCTATTGCATTGATTGGCTTGTGCTATAAAATCTTCAAAGATGGTGATAAAAAATAA